A genomic window from Streptomyces mirabilis includes:
- a CDS encoding pirin family protein: protein MSNLDREAVPALCGGRGFVVAEPVRELLSPRRVKLGESTEVRRLLPNLGRRMIGAWCFVDHYGPDDIADEPGMQVPPHPHMGLQTVSWLHEGEVLHRDSTGGLQTIRPRELGLMTSGRAISHSEESPKSHARFLHGAQLWVALPDGHRHTDPHFEHHAELPLVTAAGLKATLILGTVDGTTSPGTTYTPIVGADLSLASGAEVRLPLEPDFEYAVLSMSGEAHVDGVPMLPGSMLYLGCGRTELPLRAESEASLMLLGGEPFEEELVMWWNFIGRSQQEIEEGRKDWMEGTRFGEVHGYDGAPLPAPELPPVPLKPRGRVR from the coding sequence ATGAGCAATCTTGATCGCGAGGCAGTTCCCGCGCTGTGCGGTGGCCGCGGTTTCGTGGTGGCCGAGCCGGTGCGTGAACTCCTCAGTCCCCGTCGGGTCAAGCTCGGCGAGTCCACCGAAGTCCGCCGCCTGCTGCCCAACTTGGGCCGCCGCATGATCGGCGCGTGGTGCTTCGTCGATCACTACGGGCCCGACGACATCGCCGACGAGCCCGGTATGCAGGTCCCGCCGCACCCGCACATGGGACTCCAGACCGTCAGCTGGCTCCACGAGGGCGAGGTGCTGCACCGCGACTCCACGGGCGGCCTGCAGACGATCCGCCCGCGCGAACTGGGCCTCATGACGTCCGGAAGGGCCATCAGCCACTCCGAGGAGAGTCCCAAGTCGCACGCCCGCTTCCTGCACGGCGCGCAACTGTGGGTCGCCCTCCCCGACGGCCACCGCCACACCGACCCGCACTTCGAGCACCACGCCGAGCTGCCCCTCGTCACGGCCGCCGGCCTCAAGGCCACGCTCATCCTGGGCACCGTCGACGGCACGACCTCGCCCGGCACGACGTACACCCCGATCGTCGGCGCCGACCTGTCCCTCGCGAGCGGCGCCGAGGTACGACTGCCGCTGGAGCCCGACTTCGAGTACGCCGTCCTGTCCATGTCCGGCGAGGCGCACGTCGACGGCGTACCGATGCTCCCGGGCTCCATGCTCTACCTCGGCTGCGGTCGCACCGAACTCCCCCTGCGTGCCGAGTCGGAGGCGTCCCTCATGCTCCTGGGCGGCGAGCCGTTCGAGGAGGAGCTGGTCATGTGGTGGAACTTCATCGGCCGTTCCCAGCAGGAAATCGAAGAGGGCCGCAAGGACTGGATGGAGGGCACCCGCTTCGGCGAGGTACATGGCTACGACGGCGCCCCCCTGCCCGCTCCCGAACTCCCGCCAGTACCGCTGAAGCCACGGGGCCGGGTGCGTTGA
- a CDS encoding polysaccharide deacetylase family protein, with product MFFNARTRRSRILIAVAAAAAVVLAVAVTLAMTVTTYDHTSPRAARGKASGSVAGNVDCRKAKCVALTFDGGPSLTTPKLLDILKQDDLHATFFVQGQGHIAKYPAILRRISDEGHEIGNHTWYHEVLTDINENDARQELARTQDAIEKITGTRPILMRPPEGRTNRKVAKICRDLGLAQVLWSVTAKDYETTDSALITKRVLDQTHRDGIILLHDLHKGTVPAVPGIIKALKQRGYTIVTVSQLLAPAKPQPGMVYRP from the coding sequence ATGTTCTTCAACGCACGTACAAGACGGTCACGCATACTCATCGCCGTCGCGGCAGCGGCGGCCGTCGTCCTGGCCGTCGCCGTGACTCTGGCCATGACGGTGACGACCTACGATCACACCTCGCCGCGCGCCGCCCGGGGCAAGGCATCGGGATCGGTGGCCGGGAACGTCGACTGCCGCAAGGCGAAGTGCGTGGCCCTCACCTTCGACGGCGGCCCCAGCCTGACGACCCCCAAGCTGCTGGACATCCTGAAGCAGGATGATCTGCACGCGACGTTCTTCGTCCAGGGCCAGGGCCACATCGCGAAGTACCCCGCGATCCTGCGTCGCATCTCGGACGAGGGGCACGAAATCGGCAATCACACGTGGTATCACGAGGTTTTGACGGATATCAACGAGAACGACGCCCGTCAGGAGCTGGCCCGGACACAGGACGCCATCGAGAAGATCACCGGCACCAGGCCCATCCTGATGCGTCCGCCGGAGGGCCGCACCAACCGCAAGGTGGCCAAGATCTGCCGGGACTTGGGGCTGGCGCAGGTGCTGTGGAGCGTCACGGCCAAGGACTACGAGACGACCGACTCGGCCCTGATCACCAAGCGGGTGCTCGACCAGACCCACCGCGACGGCATCATCCTGCTGCACGACCTGCACAAGGGGACCGTTCCCGCGGTCCCGGGAATCATCAAGGCGCTCAAGCAGCGCGGCTACACCATCGTCACGGTGTCACAGTTGCTCGCCCCCGCCAAGCCCCAACCCGGGATGGTGTACCGGCCCTGA
- a CDS encoding acyltransferase family protein, protein MAALMVAAYHFLGTPTPHFWGRTELRDLAPFLHDIGGYGWLGVEFFFLISGFVICMSCWGRTPAQFAVSRISRLFPAYWCAVLLVVLLVLASRLGHRPATTHIDPRTILGNLTMAPGPLGLDPVDGVSWTLWVEARFYLLMAALLVFGLSYRRVVAFCGAWLLAGVIALELHSPLLDDFVLPRYTGLFVAGIVLYLMHRFGQSLLLWLLLGFAWCYQLTVLELRVADHAAVPPGEGRPSWAVCAVVLTLCLGLLALAGIGPLAGLRWRWPVTAGALTYPFYLVHQSLGIPLAKGLIRAFPRLGPLPSMALSVICMLGLSLLVHTLVERRLGRRLRYRLTLDMRPRDLAAQPALTRTR, encoded by the coding sequence GTGGCAGCGCTGATGGTGGCCGCGTACCACTTCCTGGGAACGCCCACCCCGCACTTCTGGGGCAGAACCGAGCTCCGGGATCTCGCCCCGTTCCTGCACGACATCGGCGGCTACGGGTGGCTCGGCGTCGAGTTCTTCTTCCTCATCAGCGGCTTCGTGATCTGCATGAGCTGCTGGGGAAGAACTCCCGCACAGTTCGCCGTCTCCCGAATCTCACGGCTCTTCCCGGCCTACTGGTGCGCGGTACTCCTGGTCGTCCTGCTCGTCCTGGCCTCGCGGCTGGGCCATCGGCCCGCCACCACGCACATCGACCCCCGTACGATTCTGGGGAACCTGACCATGGCCCCAGGGCCGCTGGGGCTCGATCCGGTCGACGGAGTCAGCTGGACCCTCTGGGTGGAGGCACGCTTCTACCTGCTGATGGCCGCACTGCTCGTCTTCGGCCTGTCCTACCGGCGGGTGGTGGCCTTCTGCGGAGCCTGGCTCCTGGCCGGTGTCATCGCCCTTGAACTCCACTCGCCCCTACTCGACGACTTCGTACTGCCCCGGTACACCGGCCTGTTCGTCGCCGGGATCGTGCTCTACCTCATGCACAGGTTCGGACAGAGCCTGCTGCTCTGGCTGCTGCTCGGTTTCGCCTGGTGCTACCAGCTCACCGTGCTCGAACTGCGGGTGGCCGACCACGCCGCCGTACCCCCTGGCGAGGGCCGGCCCTCTTGGGCCGTCTGCGCGGTCGTTCTCACCCTCTGCCTCGGGCTGCTGGCCCTCGCCGGAATCGGCCCGCTCGCCGGACTGCGATGGCGTTGGCCGGTCACCGCGGGGGCGCTCACCTACCCCTTCTACCTCGTCCACCAGAGCCTCGGAATCCCATTGGCCAAGGGCTTGATCCGGGCGTTCCCGAGGCTGGGGCCGCTGCCCTCGATGGCACTGTCCGTCATCTGCATGCTGGGGCTGTCCCTGCTGGTCCACACCCTGGTGGAGCGTCGGCTCGGACGCCGTCTGAGGTATCGCCTGACACTCGACATGCGGCCGCGGGACCTTGCCGCGCAACCCGCTCTCACCCGCACGCGGTAA
- a CDS encoding transporter, giving the protein MKGSFWLAWRQQRVPAGIGAAALVLTAAIAAYYRSGMLDALRSGLFNHCATGPLYCTRSDTGLPLLLDVEPLKYLGALNIALPVVIGVFWGAPLLGRDRELGTHRLVLAQGLSRGQWFASRFALAAATTTVLSGLLAGAFAWWWRPAADRSYGLFWYDNTALSGSGPRVAAAALFGLTAGTLLGLLARRVLAAMGLTLLVTGMMTLLLEWTHWTRLLVPPRTYVSAGGAPKAPMGDKWSTGNYGLITASGRHDSVFNCPFPSGAQLKECMTAHGYVARFYEANPAGDYWTFQWTDTAVLGGLAVLLTVVTVLLLRRRV; this is encoded by the coding sequence GTGAAGGGCTCCTTCTGGCTCGCCTGGCGCCAGCAGCGCGTACCAGCAGGCATCGGCGCGGCCGCCCTGGTCCTCACCGCGGCGATCGCCGCGTACTACCGCTCGGGCATGCTGGACGCACTGCGCAGCGGGCTGTTCAACCACTGCGCCACCGGGCCGCTGTACTGCACACGGTCCGACACCGGCCTGCCGCTCCTGCTGGATGTCGAACCGCTGAAGTACCTCGGGGCGCTGAACATCGCCCTGCCCGTCGTCATCGGCGTCTTCTGGGGCGCCCCGTTGCTGGGCCGCGACCGGGAACTGGGCACACACCGCCTGGTCCTCGCCCAGGGTCTGAGCCGCGGTCAGTGGTTCGCCTCCCGGTTCGCCCTGGCCGCGGCGACCACGACCGTCCTGTCCGGCCTGCTCGCGGGAGCGTTCGCATGGTGGTGGCGACCGGCCGCCGACCGCAGCTACGGCCTGTTCTGGTACGACAACACGGCCCTGAGCGGCTCGGGCCCGCGCGTCGCCGCGGCCGCCCTGTTCGGCCTGACAGCCGGCACGCTGCTGGGCCTGCTGGCCCGCCGGGTCCTGGCAGCGATGGGCCTGACTCTGCTGGTGACGGGGATGATGACACTCCTGCTGGAGTGGACACACTGGACCCGGCTACTGGTCCCGCCGCGCACCTACGTCAGCGCCGGCGGCGCCCCCAAAGCGCCGATGGGCGATAAGTGGTCGACCGGTAACTACGGCCTGATCACAGCCTCCGGCCGCCACGACTCCGTGTTCAACTGCCCCTTCCCGTCAGGTGCCCAGCTCAAGGAGTGCATGACGGCGCACGGGTACGTGGCCCGCTTCTACGAGGCCAACCCGGCCGGTGACTACTGGACTTTCCAGTGGACCGACACCGCAGTCCTCGGCGGCCTGGCCGTGCTGCTCACGGTCGTCACCGTGCTGCTCCTGCGCCGCCGCGTCTGA
- a CDS encoding GntR family transcriptional regulator gives MIDYRIDRGSGVPAYVQIIEQTERALRMGFLKVGDKLPTAKEVVAATAINPNTVLRAYRDLEQAGLVELRRGLGTFVTRSLVRPGTEDDSPLRREVTDWVARARAGGLERADVLAMVTAVLDAYGNEHDSHTRATGKGRRRTHDQA, from the coding sequence GTGATCGACTACCGGATCGACCGTGGCAGCGGCGTACCGGCCTACGTGCAGATCATCGAGCAGACCGAGCGAGCGCTCCGGATGGGCTTCCTCAAGGTCGGGGACAAGCTGCCCACGGCAAAGGAGGTGGTGGCGGCGACCGCCATCAACCCCAACACGGTACTCCGGGCCTACCGTGACTTGGAGCAGGCCGGCCTGGTCGAACTGCGCCGCGGTCTCGGAACCTTCGTGACGCGATCACTCGTCCGGCCCGGCACAGAGGACGACTCGCCGCTGCGCCGGGAGGTCACCGACTGGGTGGCACGCGCCCGGGCCGGAGGCCTGGAACGGGCCGATGTACTCGCCATGGTCACAGCAGTTCTGGACGCCTACGGCAACGAACACGACAGCCACACCCGGGCGACCGGGAAGGGAAGAAGGAGGACGCATGACCAGGCCTGA
- a CDS encoding NAD(P)/FAD-dependent oxidoreductase encodes MREIVIVGGGYAGFYAAWGLEKRLGTAEARITVVDPRPYMTYQPFLPEVTAGSVEARHAAVSLRRHLRRARLIAGTVTAIRHADRTITVRPAKGADYELRYDTLVVTAGAVTRTFPIPGLAQHAIGLKHVEEAVAIRDRLMTAFDQAASLPPGAERRRLLTVTCVGGGFSGVEGFGELLSLATAMLKSYPELNSDELSFHMVEARGRILPEVGDKPGAWVVRSLERRGAHVHLNTQIHSLADGHVVLSNGEEFDSALVVWTAGNASNPVVHNHSDLPIDERGLLVVRPDLRVGTDSELVSDAWAAGDDAAVPDLASTVPGAHTVPNAQHAVRQGRLLAKNIVADLRGGRIKNYRHSSLGVVATLGLGRGIFQYKRIVIKGLPAWLMHRGYHVLAVPSWERKIRVLTVWLTAAVFGRDLVSLASVQHPRDAFVTSGDPQRPGESPTSGRRAA; translated from the coding sequence ATGCGTGAAATTGTGATTGTCGGTGGCGGCTATGCAGGCTTCTACGCTGCATGGGGCCTCGAAAAGAGGCTTGGTACAGCAGAGGCGCGGATCACGGTTGTCGACCCCCGCCCTTACATGACATACCAACCGTTTCTGCCGGAGGTGACGGCCGGATCGGTCGAGGCTCGTCACGCCGCCGTGTCGCTGCGGCGGCACCTGCGCCGTGCCCGGTTGATCGCAGGGACCGTGACCGCGATCCGCCATGCAGACCGGACGATCACGGTACGGCCTGCCAAGGGAGCTGACTACGAACTGCGTTATGACACCCTCGTCGTCACCGCCGGCGCCGTGACCCGCACCTTCCCCATCCCGGGGCTTGCGCAGCACGCGATCGGACTGAAGCACGTCGAAGAGGCGGTGGCCATCCGCGACCGGCTGATGACCGCGTTCGACCAGGCGGCGTCCTTGCCTCCCGGCGCCGAGCGGCGAAGGCTGCTGACCGTGACGTGCGTGGGTGGCGGGTTCTCCGGAGTCGAGGGCTTCGGAGAACTGCTGTCGCTCGCGACGGCGATGCTGAAGTCGTATCCGGAGCTGAACAGCGACGAGCTGTCCTTCCACATGGTCGAGGCTCGGGGCCGCATTCTGCCCGAGGTGGGGGACAAGCCGGGCGCCTGGGTGGTGCGCTCTTTGGAACGCCGTGGCGCGCACGTTCACCTCAACACGCAGATCCACTCCCTCGCCGACGGCCATGTAGTGCTTTCCAACGGGGAGGAGTTCGATTCCGCGTTGGTCGTATGGACCGCCGGCAATGCCTCCAATCCGGTCGTGCACAACCACTCGGATCTTCCGATCGACGAGCGAGGTCTGCTTGTGGTCCGGCCCGATCTGCGCGTGGGTACCGACAGCGAACTCGTTTCGGATGCATGGGCGGCCGGGGACGACGCGGCCGTTCCCGACCTGGCTTCAACGGTGCCGGGGGCTCACACGGTGCCGAACGCCCAGCACGCCGTACGGCAGGGCAGACTCCTCGCGAAGAACATCGTGGCCGACCTGCGCGGGGGGCGGATCAAAAACTACCGCCACAGCAGTTTGGGGGTGGTGGCGACCTTGGGGCTGGGACGGGGCATCTTCCAGTACAAGAGGATCGTCATCAAGGGGCTTCCTGCCTGGCTGATGCACCGGGGCTATCACGTCCTGGCCGTGCCCTCGTGGGAACGTAAGATCCGCGTCCTCACGGTCTGGCTCACGGCTGCGGTCTTCGGCCGAGATCTCGTCTCCCTCGCCTCCGTCCAGCATCCACGGGACGCGTTCGTCACGAGCGGCGATCCGCAGCGCCCTGGGGAGAGCCCGACGAGTGGCCGCAGGGCCGCATGA
- a CDS encoding sigma-70 family RNA polymerase sigma factor, whose product MYLKSSPTTSDLDEAVSAFVQHRARLFGIAYRVLGSVVEAEDVVQEVWLRWQKTDRSVVVSPVAFLSSATTRLAINVAQSARVRRETYIGPWLPEPVDTSLDPEVGAQRAEALELALLLVLEKLSPTERAAYVLREAFDYSYPEIAGILQLSVVNVRQIVSRSRKRLWGEPRASVDAVEHRRLLDAFVSAARTGDVASLEAVLTPDTVSLSDGNGLRGAARVPVVGRARVANLATATPRFWREADLGLVQANGRTSVMMYRDGSPTAILTIAASREGIHKVMWVFNPSKIAAFLDSRARCATVPGLASAHG is encoded by the coding sequence ATGTATCTCAAGTCGTCCCCTACGACGAGTGACCTTGACGAGGCTGTTTCTGCCTTTGTGCAGCACCGGGCGCGCCTCTTCGGGATTGCCTACCGTGTGCTTGGCAGCGTGGTCGAGGCTGAGGACGTGGTCCAGGAGGTGTGGCTGCGTTGGCAGAAGACCGACCGCTCCGTTGTGGTGAGCCCGGTGGCCTTCCTGTCGAGCGCGACGACCCGCTTGGCCATCAATGTGGCGCAGTCGGCGAGGGTGCGTCGGGAGACCTACATCGGGCCCTGGTTGCCCGAGCCTGTCGACACCAGTTTGGACCCGGAGGTGGGCGCGCAGCGGGCGGAGGCACTGGAGTTGGCCCTGTTGCTGGTACTGGAGAAGCTGAGTCCCACTGAACGGGCCGCGTACGTCCTGCGCGAGGCGTTCGACTACTCCTATCCGGAGATTGCTGGGATCCTGCAGCTCAGCGTCGTCAACGTGCGCCAGATCGTGAGTCGTTCCCGCAAGCGTCTGTGGGGCGAGCCGCGGGCGAGTGTGGACGCGGTGGAGCATCGACGCCTGCTGGATGCCTTCGTCTCAGCGGCTCGCACCGGGGATGTGGCCTCGTTGGAAGCCGTCCTCACCCCTGACACCGTCAGCCTGTCCGACGGCAATGGTCTCCGAGGCGCCGCCCGTGTACCTGTGGTGGGCCGTGCGCGTGTGGCCAACCTGGCGACCGCCACTCCGCGGTTCTGGCGGGAGGCGGACCTGGGGCTGGTCCAGGCCAATGGCCGGACGAGCGTGATGATGTACCGCGACGGTTCTCCCACCGCGATCCTGACGATCGCCGCTTCGAGGGAAGGCATACACAAGGTGATGTGGGTGTTCAACCCGAGCAAGATCGCCGCATTTCTGGACTCCCGCGCCCGCTGCGCAACTGTTCCCGGTCTTGCGTCGGCTCATGGGTGA
- a CDS encoding ATP-binding SpoIIE family protein phosphatase, translated as MPTPRSSTPGLWGPPVCTRSTTRSPAGAPWPGPGTPPPAIIDPQGWVAFPDLPSGTPLGIGLGVPFEAVELELPEGSLLGLYTDGLIETRDHDIDVGMQRLDTALAQPSRSLEELCSRAMETFPGQAPSDDATLLLVRTRTLSPTQVASWVLPSGQTAARIARHMAARELTEWGLGGLEDATRLIVSELVTNAVRHGSGQITLRLIRHQVLTCEVFDTSACPPRLLSARTHDENGRGLCLVAQLSRRWGFRTVSGGKVVWAEEDLAPASAHAQALGIPPMAKERPVLGSAWPATPTDPGVVPGRGSAPW; from the coding sequence ATGCCGACGCCCCGGAGCAGTACCCCCGGGCTGTGGGGCCCACCTGTCTGTACGCGGTCTACGACCCGGTCACCCGCCGGTGCACCATGGCCCGGGCCGGGCACCCCCCCGCCCGCGATCATCGACCCGCAGGGGTGGGTTGCCTTCCCCGACCTGCCCAGCGGAACCCCACTGGGTATCGGGCTGGGAGTCCCCTTCGAGGCCGTAGAGCTGGAACTGCCCGAGGGAAGTCTCCTCGGCCTGTACACCGACGGCCTCATCGAGACCCGCGACCACGACATCGACGTGGGAATGCAACGCCTCGACACCGCTCTGGCGCAACCGAGCCGCTCCCTGGAAGAACTCTGCAGTCGCGCGATGGAGACCTTCCCGGGGCAGGCACCCTCCGACGACGCCACGCTGCTCCTCGTCCGGACCCGTACGCTCAGCCCCACCCAGGTAGCCTCCTGGGTGCTGCCCAGCGGCCAGACCGCTGCCCGCATTGCCCGGCACATGGCAGCCCGTGAGCTGACCGAATGGGGCCTGGGAGGTCTTGAGGACGCCACGAGGCTGATCGTCAGCGAACTGGTCACCAACGCCGTCCGCCACGGCAGCGGCCAGATCACTCTGCGCCTGATCCGGCACCAGGTCCTGACCTGCGAGGTGTTCGACACGAGCGCCTGCCCCCCACGTCTGCTCAGCGCACGCACCCATGACGAGAATGGCCGCGGCCTCTGCCTGGTCGCCCAGTTGTCCCGCAGATGGGGTTTCCGCACCGTATCGGGTGGCAAGGTGGTCTGGGCCGAAGAAGATCTGGCCCCCGCATCAGCACACGCACAGGCCCTTGGGATACCACCCATGGCCAAGGAGCGACCCGTCCTCGGCTCCGCGTGGCCCGCGACACCCACAGACCCCGGCGTCGTCCCGGGACGCGGTTCCGCGCCCTGGTAA
- a CDS encoding helix-turn-helix transcriptional regulator — MRSTDPTGDLDPGRGNQAGTGLRLRGRDREIAAVRAALVTVRAGRGACVVVEGAPGVGKSRLLAELDERAQRCGFDVVSVRADEFDQYAAGAALQSVLQASDGSARAAAAVNDQRLWLLDSIADALEERAQRAPVLVLVDDAQWADPATLFALRTLPGRLAASRILWVLAVRSEAERPTVARVREDLERLGARWLTLGPLPQQELENIAADMLGAKPSPHLARMLRGVAGNPFLAIELVRSFPDTDAVKVEASAAGRLYRDIPVGFRQSVAARLEQLPEDAVRLLQIGSVLGREFDFGTVARMLGRQVGSLLSGVEAALNAGLLAAEGPRLAFRHDLLRQAVHENLPPAVRTALHREAAESLRATGARSAEVAWHVVMAGGPVDDDAVASLHTAVRELSSTAPDAAADFAQRIAGLLPPRDRRRVSLLTDAAEYLGRTRRVHEALDLVDAALSDGLEPLPEANLRLVAAEIHQAAGDDAAAMTHLQEALDLPALPSDLRALLLKTQATGHVYLGNITAAEQTDTGLVATSYRSHDPAVVVSGMVFQSQTFFYRGRLARALELAEAATARAYTEPTVPYLRPPRIPALWLAIVLTTTDRLADTERVLREGQHEAEALGLGWSLPHWHARRACALLEQGALDDAAVEAEAGLAVADELEITQPNPLARSVLALVEIRRGDLARARDHLRAAEAGSGTNAQRYGLWVALARACLADAEGRDKAAAAALTGSFEDNEPTRLLALPPSHWPGIVRIALRGEEPSVAQAVSGVLRTLTARDDSQEIIAAVRAHVDGLLHSDRRALTSAITSYRSTGRRLALAAACEDLGELMSTSVDTAQAIRCLEEAGQLALASGALRDHERIRRRLRQLGVRAGAARHDTVSSPGWGSLTQSERKLIPLVVDGLTNRAIADRLHVSVHTVNTHMRHIFTKLGINTRVELTRLAVERGDIADGAE, encoded by the coding sequence ATGCGCAGCACAGACCCCACGGGCGACCTGGACCCCGGGCGCGGGAACCAGGCTGGGACGGGGCTGCGCCTCAGGGGACGGGACCGTGAGATCGCGGCTGTCCGCGCGGCTCTGGTGACGGTGCGTGCTGGACGGGGCGCCTGCGTCGTCGTGGAAGGCGCGCCCGGCGTCGGCAAGAGCCGGCTGCTCGCGGAGCTGGACGAGCGGGCGCAGCGGTGCGGGTTCGACGTGGTCTCCGTACGGGCCGACGAGTTCGATCAGTATGCGGCAGGAGCCGCCCTGCAGTCCGTCCTGCAGGCCTCCGACGGTTCCGCCCGAGCTGCCGCAGCCGTGAACGACCAGCGGCTCTGGCTGCTGGACAGCATCGCGGACGCTCTGGAGGAACGGGCTCAGCGCGCGCCGGTGCTTGTGCTCGTGGACGACGCGCAATGGGCGGATCCGGCCACGCTCTTCGCGCTGCGTACGCTGCCCGGACGACTGGCAGCCTCGCGGATCCTGTGGGTGCTGGCGGTACGGTCGGAGGCCGAGCGGCCGACCGTGGCCAGGGTGCGGGAGGACCTCGAACGGCTCGGGGCCCGATGGCTGACCCTCGGCCCTCTGCCACAGCAGGAACTGGAGAACATCGCGGCCGACATGCTCGGGGCGAAGCCTTCCCCACATCTGGCCAGGATGTTGCGAGGCGTCGCGGGCAATCCGTTCTTGGCGATCGAACTGGTGCGCTCTTTTCCTGACACGGATGCGGTCAAAGTGGAGGCGAGCGCGGCCGGCCGGCTGTACCGCGACATCCCCGTCGGCTTCCGCCAGAGTGTCGCCGCCCGGCTGGAGCAGCTCCCGGAGGATGCCGTGCGCCTGCTCCAGATCGGCTCCGTCCTCGGCCGCGAATTCGACTTCGGCACGGTCGCCCGCATGCTAGGCAGGCAGGTCGGCAGCCTGCTGTCAGGCGTGGAGGCCGCCCTGAACGCCGGTCTGCTCGCGGCGGAAGGCCCGCGACTCGCCTTCCGCCACGATCTCCTGCGGCAGGCCGTCCACGAGAACCTACCGCCGGCCGTACGGACCGCTCTGCACCGGGAGGCCGCCGAGAGTCTGCGCGCCACCGGGGCACGATCGGCGGAGGTGGCCTGGCATGTCGTCATGGCGGGCGGCCCGGTCGACGACGACGCCGTGGCCTCGCTGCACACCGCCGTACGGGAACTGTCCTCGACGGCACCCGACGCGGCCGCCGACTTCGCTCAGCGGATCGCCGGCCTGCTGCCCCCGCGCGACCGGCGTCGCGTCAGTCTGTTGACCGACGCTGCCGAGTACCTCGGCAGGACCCGCCGGGTTCACGAGGCGCTCGATCTGGTCGACGCCGCCCTCTCGGACGGCCTGGAGCCGCTACCGGAGGCAAACCTGCGCCTGGTGGCTGCCGAAATACACCAGGCCGCGGGAGACGACGCCGCCGCCATGACACACCTGCAGGAGGCTCTGGACCTCCCCGCGCTGCCGTCAGACCTACGTGCCCTGCTGCTGAAGACCCAAGCGACGGGCCACGTGTACCTCGGGAACATCACCGCTGCCGAGCAGACGGACACCGGCCTGGTCGCGACCTCCTACCGGAGCCACGATCCGGCAGTCGTCGTCAGCGGCATGGTGTTCCAGTCGCAGACGTTCTTCTACCGTGGGCGCTTGGCCCGAGCTCTGGAGCTTGCCGAGGCAGCCACCGCACGCGCCTACACCGAGCCCACCGTGCCCTACCTGCGGCCCCCGAGAATTCCGGCGCTGTGGCTGGCCATTGTGCTGACCACCACTGACCGGCTTGCGGACACCGAGCGGGTGCTGCGCGAGGGACAGCACGAAGCGGAGGCGCTGGGCCTCGGCTGGTCACTTCCCCACTGGCACGCTCGCCGTGCCTGCGCCCTGCTCGAACAGGGCGCGCTGGACGACGCGGCCGTGGAGGCCGAGGCCGGTCTGGCGGTGGCGGACGAACTTGAGATCACCCAGCCGAATCCGCTGGCTCGCTCCGTGCTGGCACTGGTGGAGATCAGGCGCGGTGACCTTGCCAGGGCGAGGGACCATCTCCGCGCCGCCGAAGCCGGCTCCGGCACGAACGCGCAGCGGTACGGCCTGTGGGTGGCTCTCGCGCGCGCCTGCCTGGCGGACGCGGAGGGCCGGGACAAGGCAGCGGCAGCGGCACTCACAGGCAGCTTCGAAGACAACGAGCCGACGCGGCTGCTCGCCCTTCCGCCGTCCCACTGGCCTGGAATCGTGCGTATCGCGCTGCGCGGCGAGGAGCCGTCGGTCGCGCAGGCTGTGTCCGGCGTACTACGCACCCTGACCGCCCGGGACGACAGTCAGGAGATCATCGCGGCCGTCCGTGCCCATGTGGACGGTCTGCTCCACAGCGACCGCCGTGCACTCACGTCCGCCATCACCAGCTACCGGAGCACCGGCAGGCGACTGGCTCTGGCCGCGGCATGCGAGGACCTCGGCGAGCTCATGTCCACATCAGTCGATACGGCGCAGGCGATCCGGTGCCTCGAAGAAGCGGGTCAGCTGGCGTTGGCCTCGGGAGCCCTGCGCGATCACGAACGGATCCGGCGGCGCCTACGGCAGCTCGGCGTGCGCGCGGGCGCCGCGCGGCACGACACGGTCAGCTCCCCGGGGTGGGGGAGTCTGACCCAATCCGAGCGGAAGCTGATCCCGCTCGTCGTGGACGGCCTCACCAATCGGGCGATCGCCGACCGGCTCCACGTTTCCGTGCACACCGTCAACACCCACATGAGGCACATCTTCACCAAACTCGGCATCAACACCCGCGTCGAACTGACCCGCTTGGCCGTCGAACGGGGCGATATCGCCGACGGGGCCGAGTGA